A genomic stretch from Sulfobacillus thermosulfidooxidans includes:
- a CDS encoding purine-cytosine permease family protein, translating into MAVEEMVVEQDKAFHVETHGIDIIPENQRHGSPKDLFWVWIAGNLTFGEFVIGDLFIQMGLSLWEALAIDLFCAVAYVILGWMSLAGPKAGTATLTISRAIFGIKGNRLPALFSWIDTVGWEAVNTVLTVFALVELFGLIGLPHQGVGVTIAALVISLLLTYIVPILGHQTVVVMQRILAYGLALLSLGLFFVVLPHVPWNYAASAHPWAANNTLTFIFGLSVGLMSTVLSWTNYGSDYSRYLPKNVSAKAVVGYTWLGSGIAAIVMLGLGSIVGTLVNSQAYAANPVTAIVKILPGWYDIPFLLVVIAGLVTGNYLNSYSSSMSFLAMGAKIHRLASALLDSGIAVAITLYALFLAPAFLTFFQNFLDLAVLVIGPWTGMFLAHYFAAKGEYDAPSLVMETPQSRYWFQGGINWPAIIIFLLSAFMAFWFVDSTLWVSPVSKNLLGGMDLSAFVGPILGFVLYWQWYQTRLATHRVAIEPWAAIKEEGEA; encoded by the coding sequence ATGGCCGTTGAGGAAATGGTTGTGGAACAGGATAAGGCGTTTCATGTTGAAACCCATGGGATTGATATTATTCCTGAAAATCAGCGCCACGGATCGCCCAAAGATTTATTTTGGGTGTGGATTGCGGGAAACCTCACCTTTGGGGAATTTGTTATCGGCGATCTCTTTATTCAAATGGGTCTCAGTTTATGGGAAGCGCTAGCGATTGACCTCTTTTGTGCCGTGGCTTATGTCATTTTAGGGTGGATGAGCTTGGCAGGACCTAAAGCGGGCACTGCGACACTCACGATTTCGCGGGCGATATTTGGCATTAAAGGCAATCGCCTACCCGCCTTGTTTAGCTGGATTGATACCGTGGGTTGGGAAGCGGTCAATACGGTCCTCACGGTGTTTGCCCTCGTGGAACTGTTTGGTTTGATTGGACTCCCGCATCAAGGAGTAGGAGTGACGATTGCAGCTCTGGTAATCAGTCTCTTGTTGACCTATATTGTGCCGATTTTAGGCCATCAAACGGTGGTGGTGATGCAACGCATTTTGGCATACGGGCTGGCTTTGTTGTCTCTTGGCTTATTCTTCGTGGTGTTGCCGCACGTGCCTTGGAATTACGCGGCCTCGGCGCATCCTTGGGCGGCTAACAACACCCTAACCTTCATTTTCGGCCTGTCGGTCGGCTTGATGTCCACGGTGCTGTCGTGGACCAATTATGGATCCGACTATTCCCGTTATCTTCCCAAAAACGTGTCGGCGAAAGCCGTGGTGGGATACACTTGGCTGGGCTCAGGGATTGCGGCCATTGTGATGTTGGGACTCGGAAGTATTGTGGGTACGCTGGTGAATTCCCAGGCCTATGCGGCCAATCCGGTGACGGCGATTGTCAAAATCTTACCGGGATGGTATGACATTCCCTTTTTACTTGTGGTGATTGCAGGTCTTGTGACCGGTAACTATCTCAACTCTTACAGTTCGTCCATGAGCTTTTTAGCCATGGGTGCGAAAATCCACCGGTTAGCCTCAGCCCTTCTCGATAGTGGGATTGCAGTGGCTATTACGTTATACGCCCTGTTTTTGGCTCCCGCCTTCCTGACGTTTTTTCAAAACTTTTTAGATTTAGCGGTCTTGGTTATCGGTCCGTGGACGGGCATGTTTTTGGCGCATTACTTTGCGGCAAAAGGGGAATATGATGCGCCCAGTTTGGTCATGGAAACTCCACAGAGCCGCTACTGGTTCCAAGGGGGCATCAACTGGCCGGCCATTATCATTTTTCTCTTGTCAGCATTCATGGCCTTTTGGTTTGTGGATTCGACGTTGTGGGTGAGTCCTGTATCGAAAAACTTGCTAGGAGGCATGGATTTAAGTGCGTTTGTAGGGCCCATTTTGGGATTTGTGCTGTATTGGCAGTGGTACCAGACCCGTCTGGCCACTCACCGCGTTGCGATTGAACCGTGGGCGGCTATCAAGGAAGAAGGCGAAGCATAA
- a CDS encoding amidohydrolase/deacetylase family metallohydrolase yields the protein MVDLVIRGARVLSPANGLDMVTDVSVTGTRIEHVGPFEQGNTAREEIDGRGYLLSPGFIDFHVHGFAYFTDYGTYPDDVGVRSGVTTVVDQGSAGYLTFPAFHEFMVKHSATRVLSYLNIGAVGTIKGSMLPPLHGPDTVDVGAVVETIAKYPHIIKGIKTHAEMGGVARWGFRVLQKAKEAAKNAGVPCYVHTGKLIPAEGFELPDPDTILPQALEYLEPGDILTHCFTGHPGGIVKTTGEVHESVRQATQDGVYLDVGYGEHFSFAIAQKVLDQGVMPYLVSSDVHALFNRPHSLQATYGLFSALSHLLALGLPLNDLIAMVTDHPAKILGLDQEVGRIEAGYQADLTLFRLETGSFTFRDRFGVSVPATKRLVPELTIRQGVRYPVQVMEESEV from the coding sequence ATGGTGGATTTGGTAATCCGTGGGGCCCGGGTTCTCTCTCCGGCCAATGGCCTTGATATGGTAACAGATGTCAGTGTGACGGGCACGCGCATTGAGCATGTCGGTCCATTCGAACAGGGGAATACCGCCAGAGAAGAAATTGATGGCAGAGGTTATCTACTAAGTCCCGGTTTTATCGATTTTCATGTTCATGGTTTTGCCTATTTTACCGATTACGGTACCTACCCAGATGACGTCGGTGTGCGCTCGGGGGTGACGACAGTTGTCGATCAAGGAAGTGCGGGATATTTAACTTTTCCCGCCTTCCACGAATTTATGGTGAAACATAGTGCGACCCGGGTGTTGTCCTATTTAAATATCGGGGCAGTTGGCACGATTAAAGGCAGCATGTTACCGCCCTTACATGGGCCAGATACCGTGGATGTGGGGGCTGTGGTTGAGACGATCGCCAAATATCCCCACATTATTAAAGGGATTAAAACCCATGCTGAAATGGGCGGAGTTGCCCGGTGGGGTTTTCGTGTTTTGCAAAAAGCCAAAGAGGCGGCCAAAAATGCGGGCGTACCCTGCTATGTTCATACGGGGAAACTGATTCCAGCCGAAGGGTTCGAGTTGCCGGATCCTGATACCATTTTGCCCCAAGCTTTGGAATACCTCGAACCCGGGGATATTCTGACCCACTGTTTTACGGGACATCCAGGGGGCATTGTGAAAACGACGGGTGAGGTACACGAATCCGTGAGACAAGCTACTCAAGATGGTGTGTATTTAGATGTGGGCTACGGGGAGCATTTCTCCTTTGCCATCGCTCAAAAAGTCTTAGACCAGGGCGTAATGCCTTATCTCGTCAGTAGCGATGTCCACGCGCTATTTAATCGGCCTCACAGTTTACAAGCGACCTATGGCCTTTTCAGCGCGTTATCTCACTTGCTGGCTTTAGGACTTCCTCTAAACGATTTGATTGCCATGGTCACCGATCATCCCGCCAAGATTTTAGGGCTAGATCAGGAAGTGGGCCGGATTGAGGCGGGATATCAAGCTGATTTGACCTTATTTCGCTTGGAAACGGGATCATTCACGTTTCGGGATCGCTTTGGGGTCAGTGTACCAGCCACAAAGAGACTCGTGCCAGAATTGACGATACGGCAAGGGGTTCGCTATCCGGT